The sequence tgtTTTTTGCAGGAAACATCATCTGCTCAGTATATTCTTCAACAGTACACTGCAGCTTCTGGTGGTCAGAAGCTACAGAACTCCATTAAAAACGCTTATGCTATGGGGAAACTCAAGATGATCACTTCAGAGCTTGAAACGGCTACTAGAACTGTTAGGAATCGAAACCCATCTAAAGCTGAGACTGGTGGTTTTGTTCTTTGGCAAATGAATCCTGATATGTGGTACGTTGAGCTTGCTGTTGGTGGTAGTAAAGTTCGTGCTGGCTGTAACGGCAAGCTTGTTTGGCGACACACTCCTTGGCTTGGTTCTCATACCGCTAAAGGACCTGTGAGGCCTCTCCGCCGTGGACTTCAGGTAAGTTGactcttttttaagttttgatttttttcgaGAGATCATAGAGATCCTTagtgttttatttggtttgtggTTGATTCAGGGACTAGATCCGAGAATAACTGCTGCAATGTTTGCGGAAGCCAAGTGTATAGGAGAGAAGAAGGTGAATGGTGAAGATTGCTTCATTTTGAAGCTATGCACTGACCCTGAAACTCTAAAGGCCAGAAGCGAAGGACCAGCTGAGATCATAAGGCACGTTCTCTTTGGCTACTTCAGTCAGAAAACAGGACTCTTAGTTCACATTGAGGATTCACATTTGACCCGGATCCAGTCCAACGGTGGAGATACTGTTTTCTGGGAGACCACTTACAACTCTTCCCTAGACGATTACCGCATGGTCGAAGGGATCATGATCGCTCACTCGGGACACTCGGTTGTGACCCTTTTCAGATTTGGGGAAGTGGCGATGAGCCACACGAGGACGAAGATGGAAGAAAGCTGGACTATTGAAGAAGTTGCGTTTAACGTTCCTGGTCTATCTCTCGATTGCTTTATACCACCAGCTGATCTCAAGACCGGTTCTTTAACAGAATCCTGTGAGTACCCACAAGAGGAAAGAGGGAAGAACAACACGCTCGCATTGTCTGCTGCGCACAGGGCCAAAGTTGCAGCCTTGGAGAATGGGAGCTTTGAAGATCACCGCCCGGTTTGGCATACTGATGTCTAACGTTTAAAGAGAGCTTATGACTAAAAACAATCCTTGAAGGTAGCATTAGCCGATGACTTTCAGATGAAAAAAAGATCAGATGCAATGTGTTCATACGCCGGTAACTTAAGCTAACCCACTTTTAGCAGCTTTATTGATTAGGAATCAGGTTTGTTAGCATAACCGATGATTCACGGGTTCAAACCGAACTCAAATGAATCATCCTTTTTTACTCTAAATCTCTGGTGAATGAGATGgagtttggatttggttttaCTTATCTTtcagtttgggtttattttttaaattctcaCCTTCAATATTTTTTGAGTAAGGTGAAGGCAAGAGAAGGAGAATTGCCCTGCTTTACCTATAGCATTAAGTGTTTGTTGTTACCCCCTAACTATGAATCTTGAAttgttcatctctctttttcaatCTATGGAGATATGTTTGGTTTTTCGCTTTTTCTGATCTTCCATTCTTTTGTTGATAATGGCCTCTGGCCTCTCTGCCATGATATGATTCAATATCCTCCTGGCCACTTGTTGAAGAAAGTGCAGAACATAATGtgaacaaaacaagaaagatgcCAAAGAGAAAATGACATTTTCACACTCATCAAGATAATGTAAAAATGGTGTTTTTGGATTTGGTCTTTGGGGTTTAATCAACAGTAATAATAATGTGAACATAGATAAACTCAGCTCCTAGTTGTTTGGCATTTGGCAacgagaaagagatagagatgaCCCCTCGAGAGTCGCGTACACACGGCCACATTTATGACTATTTACACTCAAGATCTCATTTGCATGGCTTTAACAATTTTTCGAATATAAGTCAGTTAGTTAaccataaaatattttgatatttcttgATACGAAGTTGAGTTTTCTGTTTCGCTTTGTTATGTTTGCTGGAAGATATTTAATACTACTTGTTAAACCACCATcgaattactaaatatttctTTGGATGTATACAATTAATTGATGTGGGGATGAGATCTTATAAATGAATAAGAGGGTCCATTTTGACTCTTCTTTGAATGAATGCTCGGGGACTATCTTTCTGCTTTTGGTAAAATTAAtgactttttttgttctgattACAACTGTCctccttttacttttttttttcttctgttctaTATCTCACTCTCTTCtagtatatataagaaaatagagataatcctttacttttttttttcaatatctcACTCTCTTCTAGTGTataagaaa comes from Camelina sativa cultivar DH55 chromosome 19, Cs, whole genome shotgun sequence and encodes:
- the LOC104765822 gene encoding uncharacterized protein LOC104765822, with amino-acid sequence MEKKQGFFSALRDEVVRGLSPSRSRTRSRSVSPARSNSPMSALTWGRKNITGGGGGGGGYYLAQPEQLIGRSGSLRPVMEGPDPDEGGGGGNLGESKRLGSGLGDWVKGQLSRAPSVAATAAYRRNDLRLLLGVMGAPLAPIHVSSSDPLPHLSIKNTPIETSSAQYILQQYTAASGGQKLQNSIKNAYAMGKLKMITSELETATRTVRNRNPSKAETGGFVLWQMNPDMWYVELAVGGSKVRAGCNGKLVWRHTPWLGSHTAKGPVRPLRRGLQGLDPRITAAMFAEAKCIGEKKVNGEDCFILKLCTDPETLKARSEGPAEIIRHVLFGYFSQKTGLLVHIEDSHLTRIQSNGGDTVFWETTYNSSLDDYRMVEGIMIAHSGHSVVTLFRFGEVAMSHTRTKMEESWTIEEVAFNVPGLSLDCFIPPADLKTGSLTESCEYPQEERGKNNTLALSAAHRAKVAALENGSFEDHRPVWHTDV